CTGTGGCGGGCTATACTTAGTTGCACACGAGTTGCGGCTTTCTAACACGATTTTTCAAGAAATCTTCAATCGGCTTTCGCGAGTGCCACAGGCCCGTGAAGCGGCAATTAGAGCAAGCTAAGGAATTCGCTTTTGCTGACGACCAAGCAGAGCTTGATTTTCCGCGTCCGTGATGCGGACGACCTTGAGGCTTGGACTGCGTTCGTCGATATCTACGGTCCGCTGGTCTGTCAATACGGCCGCCGACGAGGACTTCAAGACGCCGACGCCGCTGATCTCGCACAAGATGTGCTGCGGGAGGTAGCGTGCAGTATCAAGCGTTTCGATTACGACTCGGAACTAGGCCGATTCCGCAACTGGTTACTGGTCATCGCGCGATACAAGCTCAGCCATCTCGTACGCAAGAAAGGTAAGGCTCGAGGAACCGGTGACACAGCCAATCTGCGAGTCTTAGAGCAACAAACAGCACCCGACGAACTTGCCGACCAATGGGAAAGCGAGTACCGTAGCCACATGTTTCGATGGGCGGCTGAGTTGGTTCGTGCCGAGGTCAACGAGCAATCTTGGGAGGCTTTTTGGGCGACAGCCGTTGAAGGCCGAACCCCCACGACCGTCGCTGCTGCCTTGGGTATGAAAGTTGGTGCTGTTTATGTCGCCAAGAGCCGCGTGTTGTTGCGTATTCGTGAAAAGATTGCCTCCGTAGATGACTCGATCGGCGGGTAGCTGTTTATGGAATGTCCTACGGAAGAAACGCTCCGCCAACTCTGTCGTGGTCAGCAATCAGAAGAGCATGAAGCGCTCCTCTTCACCCATGTCGATCGCTGTACCAAGTGCCAAACGCTAATCGAGCAACTCGGTGGTGGGTCTCTCGAAGCGGCCCAATCGCTGCAAGACAAAGTCTCCGACGAAGAGTCCGTGGTTCTTCAAGAGCGCCTTCGCAAGCTTAAGAAAGAGCGGCCTTCCTCTGCTGGGACGCCGAGCGCGGTACGCTTCGAAGACCTTAGCCCTTGGATCGACGTTGGTGACGAAAGCCTGGGGCGCGTTGACGAGTATGATCTTGTGAGATGCGTTGGGCGTGGCGGAATGGGAGTTGTGTTTGAAGCTTACGATCGCAAACTGCAACGTTCCGTTGCCTTGAAACTGATGTCGCCCGCATTGCTAGCCGGTGAATCGAACGGCGAGCGATTCCTACGTGAGGCGCGTACAGCCGCGTCGATTAACCACCCCAACGTCGTCTCGATTCACGCGGTTTCTAAGATTCGGGAATTGCCCTACTTGGTCATGGAACTCGTCGATGGCGATTCCCTGCAGCAAAAACTTGAGACTGAGCCACCTCGCGACATCGATGAGATTGGTGCATTGGCTGCGCAGATCGCTGACGGACTTTCCGCGGCCCACGCCCAAGGGGTTGTCCACCGTGACGTCAAGCCTGCCAACATTCTCATCGAGCGGGGAACGGGCCGCGTGAAGCTGACTGATTTCGGACTCGCTCGTCGAAACTCGGATGACATTCTTACGCAGACCGGCAGCCTGCTCGGAACTCCCGAGTACCTTGCTCCTGAACAGATCGATGGCGGTGAGGTAGACTTTCGGGCAGATTTATTTAGCCTGGGCAGCGTGATCTATCACATGTGCGTGGGTGCACCACCGTACGCGAGTAACTCGATTGCCTCCACGCTTCATGCCGTTGCGACAACACCGCCCACGCCGATCCGAATCGCTAGGTCTGAAGTTCCCGCTTGGTTGTCTGGGTTAGTCGAGTGCTTACACGCCAGGAATCCCGCGCAACGACCAGCCGATGCAGCGTCGGTAGCGAGAATGCTCAGAGATCGGCAGAGGCCTGCTGTAGTTCCTGGGGCAGGAAGGTCGCTTGCGAACGACCGCTCTCGGGCGCTGATTAGCATCGCTGCTATCGCTGGAGCCTTGCTTCTCGGTTTGGTTCTAGTCATGGTCAGTGGGCGCTCCACTTCCTCTGCTTATAGGGCGGAGAACGCTACTGAGCTAATGGACCATATCGAGCAGCGCGAAGGCGACCTGGAAATCATGCTCGTTTCCAACGAAGAATACCGCCTTGAGGCCATCCACCTCGAAGGGCGTTCCATGAAGATTGCTGCTGGGGAAGGTTTCGAGCCAACTTTGATTTTCGGAGGCCAACCCGACGAGACGGCTTTTCATTGCGAAGAGGGTGAGCTCGTATTGGCGGGCCTGCGCATTGAGACTGATGATGACATCGGCCCAGCTGACGAAGACTCGCTGGAAGTAATGGAGCCAATTCTGTCTTGCGCCTTTGGTAGTATCACGCTCCAAGATTGCGAGATTGATGCGGGCCATCGCCGCTGTTTAAGCCTGGCCGAGTCGCATTGCACCATCAGTCAGTGTCGACTCGATTCCGAGGATACGGCATTCTATGTTGAGTCGGCGGACTCGATCCTCCTAGAGCTCGACGAAACGACTATCCAAAGCCAGATTGGTTTCGAGATTACCGCACCGATGGAAGGTCGACTGCTACTAGACACATGCACTTTTGAGGGCGAGGTCGCATTTGAGCTCATCTACTCGGATGACAGGTCTCGCCTCGATATAACCTCAAACGATAGCCAATTCGATTGCGGCACCGCCCTTTTCAGTTTATACGACGTTCCTTCTGATGCCTTGATGAACAAAGATACCTTTCGTCTAACCCACTTGCCTATCGTGAGCGGAACTGAAAACCAATTCTCAGAATTCTGGATGCACTTATTCAACGACGAAGGCGAGTTGGTGCGAGCTATATCTACCGAAGAGTGGCAAACAAACAATGATGGAGTGGACTGAGAGCTACCAACATGGGCAAGGACCGACAGCCTCGAGGTTATGAGGCAATGCGAACGAATCCAGTACCAAGTTATTGTTTTCAAAACGCTATTCAAGGTTCAATACCCTCTTCTCTCCAGCCAACACTTGTAATCTCGATGTATGCAGCAAGAAATCACTGCATTTTGTTATTGCAAAGGAGTAGTGTGGATCGAGCATCGTCACTTGCGCAACACAGTGAATGAGGTAAATAGTAAACATTCAAGTGAGCTCCTGCTGCCTAGCTACCGACCGCTTGGCATTAGCCCGACTGTGGATTTCTAGTAGGGTATTGGGTATGCATGGACACGTAATTGTTCTGGGCGAACTACTTGAATCAGCCCATTGTCGTTAGAGTGACGTGATTGATATCAGGATCTGAAAGTAAAGCCAATGAGTCACGCTATTTGGCTGGAATCTCTGTCCATTTCTACGCAATCGTGGCGTTATGATAGGTGGCCCTCAGGTTTCATTGGATAGTGAATCCACTGGGGCTCCTCGGATTTCCAACTGCTAGGTTCGGGTTCGTCCATTGCCTACAGTCTGTGGAATGATTTCTGACGCTATACGAAATTGATTCAATCGCACAGCCAAAAGGTCGTTGGGAGGGAACTCTACGACTATCAGGGCGCCCAGTTGCTACAAAGGAACCTTGCCGACGATGCCGAGCAAGTGGATCTGGCTGCCTAACTTACTAAGCGATTGAACGTGGCCCCAAAAGTTGCATCCGGCAACGTGTACAAGAAAGAGTAAGGAAGTGAAGTGTTTGTCGATCTGTTTGAACTCGTGCACGACTGCTGGCGCGGTGGAGCGGTGTAGTTCGGTGAGTGCGGAGGTTGCTTGAATGGGATTGATGGTGCTGCAGAATGATTTCACTAGTGATTAAGAACACGTTGCTAACAGGGATATTCATCATTTCCCTGCTCAGGTGTGTCATCGCTGCGGAAGTCTACAACGAATCCGATGGGGTGGTCATCTTTGAGATTGAAAGCACCAATTCGCCCTACGGACTCTGGAAGCAGAAGACAACTCTTGCTGGCTTCTCCGGTAGTGGCTACATGGAGTTCACCGGTAATGATTACAGTCTTGGGGCGGCAGTCTCTCCATTGTTTTATCATTTCAAGATCAACAAGGGGGGGACGTACCTGTTCGATCTTCACTGCGCAAAGATGGCAGTCAAAGGGCACACAGACTGGGCAAATGATTGTTACATTCGCGTAGTTGGGGATTACACCGCGGCCCCAGGACCACACGACGTCCCCAAAGGCA
The genomic region above belongs to Lacipirellulaceae bacterium and contains:
- a CDS encoding sigma-70 family RNA polymerase sigma factor, which codes for MLTTKQSLIFRVRDADDLEAWTAFVDIYGPLVCQYGRRRGLQDADAADLAQDVLREVACSIKRFDYDSELGRFRNWLLVIARYKLSHLVRKKGKARGTGDTANLRVLEQQTAPDELADQWESEYRSHMFRWAAELVRAEVNEQSWEAFWATAVEGRTPTTVAAALGMKVGAVYVAKSRVLLRIREKIASVDDSIGG
- a CDS encoding serine/threonine-protein kinase; protein product: MECPTEETLRQLCRGQQSEEHEALLFTHVDRCTKCQTLIEQLGGGSLEAAQSLQDKVSDEESVVLQERLRKLKKERPSSAGTPSAVRFEDLSPWIDVGDESLGRVDEYDLVRCVGRGGMGVVFEAYDRKLQRSVALKLMSPALLAGESNGERFLREARTAASINHPNVVSIHAVSKIRELPYLVMELVDGDSLQQKLETEPPRDIDEIGALAAQIADGLSAAHAQGVVHRDVKPANILIERGTGRVKLTDFGLARRNSDDILTQTGSLLGTPEYLAPEQIDGGEVDFRADLFSLGSVIYHMCVGAPPYASNSIASTLHAVATTPPTPIRIARSEVPAWLSGLVECLHARNPAQRPADAASVARMLRDRQRPAVVPGAGRSLANDRSRALISIAAIAGALLLGLVLVMVSGRSTSSAYRAENATELMDHIEQREGDLEIMLVSNEEYRLEAIHLEGRSMKIAAGEGFEPTLIFGGQPDETAFHCEEGELVLAGLRIETDDDIGPADEDSLEVMEPILSCAFGSITLQDCEIDAGHRRCLSLAESHCTISQCRLDSEDTAFYVESADSILLELDETTIQSQIGFEITAPMEGRLLLDTCTFEGEVAFELIYSDDRSRLDITSNDSQFDCGTALFSLYDVPSDALMNKDTFRLTHLPIVSGTENQFSEFWMHLFNDEGELVRAISTEEWQTNNDGVD